Within Coturnix japonica isolate 7356 chromosome 13, Coturnix japonica 2.1, whole genome shotgun sequence, the genomic segment GGGGTTACTCAGATGCACACCCGGATGCAACAAGGCTGGGCTGGAGAGGAGGCATCCTTGGGCTCGGGGTGCTGGGGGCACTTTAAGGAGGGCCGAGCCCTGCTAAccccctgctcctctcctctcttctcacCCAGGTCTCTCCCGCAGCTCCAGCCTCTCTGAGAAGGAGCTGAAAGAGGCGAAGGCGCGGAGCCGCAGGATCGTGGCACAGCTCACCACGgcacccagccccagctccaagGGCGTGCTGCTCTTCCACCGCCGCAGGCAGCGCGTCGACGGGCTCACTGGGACTGGCACAGGGCATGGCACAGGGCTGCCAATGAGCCTGGGGACACAGGGAGGTGACATGGAGACGGGCGAGGGGCACAGCAGCCGGGGAACGATGGGGGAGCAAGAGAATGTGGCGTCTCTGCGAGAGTCCCCTGCTGAGGCTCAGCAAGTCCCATTGAGTATCTACCTGAAGGAGAACATGGCACTGGCTGCTGCCAATGGTGTGCACAAGGAGAATGTGGAGAGCGAAGTGGGAGGGGTCCAAGGGACGCAGGACAGCTTGGGGACAAGAGTGGCCACTCCTGCCCCACCAGAGAACGTGTGCATTCCTAAGCAGAAGAATGGTGAGGTGCCCAGTGTGCCCACAGTGACAGCCAGTGCACCCATGGGGACAGCCAGCACATCCTTAGGGACAGCCAGCATGCCTACAGGGACAGCCAGCATGGCCATGGGGACAGCTGGCACACCTCTAGGGACAGACAGTGTACCCATGGGGACAGCCACCGTGCCCACAGTGACAGCCAACATGACCGTGAGGAGAGCTAGCACGCCCATAGGGATGGCTAATACACCTGTGGTGACAGCCAGTGCACCCCTGGTGACAGCCAGTGCACCTACTGGTGTGGCAATGGCCAACACAGCCATGGGGACAGCCAGTGCACCCAACATAACCACAGTGACAGCCAGTGCACCCATGGTGTCAGCCAACATAACCACAGGGACAGCCAGCACACCCATGGTGACAGCCAGTACCCCCACTGGGACAGCCAGCATGCCTGTAGGGACGGCCAGCACACATATAGTGACAACCAGTGTGCCAATGGGGACAGCCAGCACACCCATAGTGGCAGCCAACATACCAATGGGGATGGCCAATGCAGCCATGGGGATGGCAAGTCCTCCCATGGTGACATCCAGTGCACCCATAGCGACATCCAACACACCCACAGTGACGGCCAGCACACCCCCAGGGGCAGCTCCCCCAGCCACGCAGGCACAGAGCGGGGCTCAGAGCAGGCAGTACTATGAGGTCCACCTCACCCTGGCCAAACCCAAACCAGTGAAGAACCGCACAGCGCGGCCATTCGGCACCCAGACACCCCCCGGGCTGAGCCAGCCCATGGAGCCAGTCCCCAGTGCTGAGCCCCCACCACCCACCTATGCAGAGACACTGGGCAGCCCACCCCCACTCAGCAGGGTCCGCTCACCCCCCACCTACTCGGCCCTGTACCCCCCTGGGGAGCAGAAGGCACTGCCAGGCCCCAGCTatgggctggcagcagtggtCCCCTTGCCCAAAACAGGCATCCTGGAGGAGTCGGCGGCACGTAGGGGCCACAAGAAATCCATGTTCACCTTTGTTGAGAAGCCCAAGTTGGGCCCCAACCCCGACCTGCTGGATTTGGTGCAGAGTGCAGACAtcaggaagaagcagaaggagcACGGGGATGCTGGTGCTGAGGATGAGCCCTTTGCTTTAGGGGCCGAAGCTGCCAACTTTGTTCCTGCCAGCGCATccagggctgcacagcccctCCCGGTGCCCGACGATGCCCCAGCGTGGTCCTCCTGCCTCAAGTCCCCCATGTTGAAGCCGAAGCCAAAGCCGCAGCCCAGCCACAACCTGAGTGAAGCCAGAGGGAAGGGGGCTGAGCTCTTTGCCCGCCGGCAGTCCCGCATGGAGAAGTTCATCATCGAGGCTCCCTCCCAGCCCGAACTGCTGCGCTCCCCATCACCCACCATGTCGTTGCCTCCCTCCTGGAAGTATGATGCCAACACTTGCCTGTCGCCCATGATCTCCAGACACCCCACCAGGA encodes:
- the SYNPO gene encoding synaptopodin, translating into MLKAPLRQESDSRDVPNPELPPGSTNTEPAAPSDCCAPSSDPQLPPTAAGPMDDSSQEWRLVKIKRVLIAPSSEPRKASLSRSSSLSEKELKEAKARSRRIVAQLTTAPSPSSKGVLLFHRRRQRVDGLTGTGTGHGTGLPMSLGTQGGDMETGEGHSSRGTMGEQENVASLRESPAEAQQVPLSIYLKENMALAAANGVHKENVESEVGGVQGTQDSLGTRVATPAPPENVCIPKQKNGEVPSVPTVTASAPMGTASTSLGTASMPTGTASMAMGTAGTPLGTDSVPMGTATVPTVTANMTVRRASTPIGMANTPVVTASAPLVTASAPTGVAMANTAMGTASAPNITTVTASAPMVSANITTGTASTPMVTASTPTGTASMPVGTASTHIVTTSVPMGTASTPIVAANIPMGMANAAMGMASPPMVTSSAPIATSNTPTVTASTPPGAAPPATQAQSGAQSRQYYEVHLTLAKPKPVKNRTARPFGTQTPPGLSQPMEPVPSAEPPPPTYAETLGSPPPLSRVRSPPTYSALYPPGEQKALPGPSYGLAAVVPLPKTGILEESAARRGHKKSMFTFVEKPKLGPNPDLLDLVQSADIRKKQKEHGDAGAEDEPFALGAEAANFVPASASRAAQPLPVPDDAPAWSSCLKSPMLKPKPKPQPSHNLSEARGKGAELFARRQSRMEKFIIEAPSQPELLRSPSPTMSLPPSWKYDANTCLSPMISRHPTRSPSQPSKTPPASLYGNNLTENEVELSKHQPYQLQPSLFILSPSKAPARSMPPPRPSPPSAYSYPQHTSCPTSPLPPSPVWQPPTTHGAAPSPFPSATGALPVTHGAGGDGAELLLASPCHGRSPRAKAGFQAPRPSYSTRNAGIEPQERRPSLPASPTWTPRLARHQGSQDGWASPISVPELEQGPPRSPPWSERSLSPQRQDTEPRASRQMQARLARNIINAARRKSSSPKPLGPDGSRPFTPPAVVPPGLPQGCKAATPQRARSVLAAPGSPSPSHKSPLTEGPCASPGVSRATWVEGRRLLLPPSPAGPSPTPKSPLASPVVGARSPAKRYSSRSPTDSDVSIDSEDSGTKSPGIHSFNLCPRGWSGSLRLKAGGLPPGAPCTS